The DNA window GCGTCGCTTCCACCGTTGGCTCGATGCACGACTTGACGCTCTTTCGCCGCTCCAAGGTGCAGCTGCCCGTGGAGACGGCCCTGATCGGTGATGCCGGGTACCAGGGCCTCTGGAAGGAACACCCTCACGCGCTCACAC is part of the Deinococcus apachensis DSM 19763 genome and encodes:
- a CDS encoding transposase; the protein is MKLQLLVNVATHRILCVASTVGSMHDLTLFRRSKVQLPVETALIGDAGYQGLWKEHPHALT